From Lytechinus variegatus isolate NC3 chromosome 16, Lvar_3.0, whole genome shotgun sequence, the proteins below share one genomic window:
- the LOC121429580 gene encoding aprataxin-like isoform X2: MATKRSSTTTGGTDGEPAKKKGFWVMGLLDSMKDPALQHFTDDKVVVIKDKYPKARHHFLVCPRLKINNLKALKAEHLPLLNHMHEIGKKIIKDSIGEEGLKYQLGYHAIPSMSHLHLHAISRDFDSPCLKTKKHWNSFTTDYFVDSMELIAELEENGCVDTSGRKGDELLKLPLRCHVCKSEFSNMPKLKQHIVKHIDK; the protein is encoded by the exons ATGGCAACAAAGAGGAGTTCTACTACCACTGGAGGTACAGATGGAGAGCCAGCTAAGAAGAAAGGATTTTGGGTGATGGGATTATTGGACTCTATGAAGGACCCTGCCCTGCAGCATTTTACTGATGACAAGGTGGTTGTTATCAAGGATAAATATCCCAAG GCAAGACACCATTTCTTAGTTTGCCCAAGACTGAAGATCAACAATTTGAAGGCTCTTAAAGCTGAACATCTTCCTCTTCTAAATCACATGCATGAAATAGGGAAGAAGATCATCAAGGA TTCTATAGGTGAGGAAGGTCTAAAGTACCAGCTTGGATATCATGCAATACCAAGTATGAG CCACCTTCATTTACATGCCATCTCAAGGGATTTTGATTCACCCTGCCTCAAAACCAAGAAGCATTGGAACTCATTCACAACAGATTACTTTGTAGACTCCATGG aattgATAGCCGAGCTGGAAGAAAATGGTTGTGTTGATACCTCTGGACGGAAGGGAGATGAACTCTTAAAGCTACCTTTAAG ATGCCATGTTTGCAAATCAGAGTTCTCAAATATGCCAAAGCTGAAACAACACATTGTAAAACATATTGATAAATGA
- the LOC121429580 gene encoding aprataxin-like isoform X1, which produces MPNQVRFPIFWSQLKSQCDMATKRSSTTTGGTDGEPAKKKGFWVMGLLDSMKDPALQHFTDDKVVVIKDKYPKARHHFLVCPRLKINNLKALKAEHLPLLNHMHEIGKKIIKDSIGEEGLKYQLGYHAIPSMSHLHLHAISRDFDSPCLKTKKHWNSFTTDYFVDSMELIAELEENGCVDTSGRKGDELLKLPLRCHVCKSEFSNMPKLKQHIVKHIDK; this is translated from the exons GTCAGATTTCCAATCTTCTGGTCTCAACTTAAGAGTCAGTGTGATATGGCAACAAAGAGGAGTTCTACTACCACTGGAGGTACAGATGGAGAGCCAGCTAAGAAGAAAGGATTTTGGGTGATGGGATTATTGGACTCTATGAAGGACCCTGCCCTGCAGCATTTTACTGATGACAAGGTGGTTGTTATCAAGGATAAATATCCCAAG GCAAGACACCATTTCTTAGTTTGCCCAAGACTGAAGATCAACAATTTGAAGGCTCTTAAAGCTGAACATCTTCCTCTTCTAAATCACATGCATGAAATAGGGAAGAAGATCATCAAGGA TTCTATAGGTGAGGAAGGTCTAAAGTACCAGCTTGGATATCATGCAATACCAAGTATGAG CCACCTTCATTTACATGCCATCTCAAGGGATTTTGATTCACCCTGCCTCAAAACCAAGAAGCATTGGAACTCATTCACAACAGATTACTTTGTAGACTCCATGG aattgATAGCCGAGCTGGAAGAAAATGGTTGTGTTGATACCTCTGGACGGAAGGGAGATGAACTCTTAAAGCTACCTTTAAG ATGCCATGTTTGCAAATCAGAGTTCTCAAATATGCCAAAGCTGAAACAACACATTGTAAAACATATTGATAAATGA
- the LOC121429580 gene encoding aprataxin-like isoform X3 → MPNQVRFPIFWSQLKSQCDMATKRSSTTTGGTDGEPAKKKGFWVMGLLDSMKDPALQHFTDDKVVVIKDKYPKARHHFLVCPRLKINNLKALKAEHLPLLNHMHEIGKKIIKDSIGEEGLKYQLGYHAIPSMSHLHLHAISRDFDSPCLKTKKHWNSFTTDYFVDSMDAMFANQSSQICQS, encoded by the exons GTCAGATTTCCAATCTTCTGGTCTCAACTTAAGAGTCAGTGTGATATGGCAACAAAGAGGAGTTCTACTACCACTGGAGGTACAGATGGAGAGCCAGCTAAGAAGAAAGGATTTTGGGTGATGGGATTATTGGACTCTATGAAGGACCCTGCCCTGCAGCATTTTACTGATGACAAGGTGGTTGTTATCAAGGATAAATATCCCAAG GCAAGACACCATTTCTTAGTTTGCCCAAGACTGAAGATCAACAATTTGAAGGCTCTTAAAGCTGAACATCTTCCTCTTCTAAATCACATGCATGAAATAGGGAAGAAGATCATCAAGGA TTCTATAGGTGAGGAAGGTCTAAAGTACCAGCTTGGATATCATGCAATACCAAGTATGAG CCACCTTCATTTACATGCCATCTCAAGGGATTTTGATTCACCCTGCCTCAAAACCAAGAAGCATTGGAACTCATTCACAACAGATTACTTTGTAGACTCCATGG ATGCCATGTTTGCAAATCAGAGTTCTCAAATATGCCAAAGCTGA